The nucleotide window TCCCGAGAGTCATGGCAGGGGAGCATATAGATAAAAAAGAATTGGCATTTCTGGGTCATGGCGGGCTTTGCATGAATTGTAAGAAATGCACGTTTCCCCATTGTCCCTTTGGAAAAGGTGTTTGATTTCTAAATAAGTTGGATAATAAAATCATCCGGGTCGGTTTGGGCTTAGGATCTGAACTCAAAAAGGATTCATCATAACTTTAAAAAAGGTGGGCAGATGACAGGCTATAAAAATTGCATAATGAGTAAATTTTCCGGTCCGGAAAAAGATGAAATTTGTCTTGATCTGATTAAGGAAGATCCGCTTTCAATAAGAATACAGGGAAAACCCTATACGGTTGTTCTGCGGACACCTGGTGATGAAATCGCTCATGTTGCCGGATTTTGTTTAGGAGAGGGGATCATTGATTCTTCTGATGATTTTGAAAATCTCGGATATTGCGGTGAAGATGTGAATGTTGTTACGGTTACGTTAAAACCTGAGAGGCTTAACCGCATACCGGATATTTTGAAACGCAGGGGTTTTATCAGTCAGACCAGCTGCGGAATTTGTGGCAAAGAACTTGTTGATGATCTTAAACAAAATATAACACCGATATTGGAAGGTCCGAAAGTTGATGCAAAAATGGCAACCCATTGCCTTAATACGCTTTCAGATCACCAGACTCATCGCCAAAGTTGCCATGCTGCCGCGATTTTTACAGGAGACGGAAAGCTTTTATCTGTAGGAG belongs to Desulfobacula toluolica Tol2 and includes:
- the fdhD gene encoding formate dehydrogenase accessory sulfurtransferase FdhD, which produces MTGYKNCIMSKFSGPEKDEICLDLIKEDPLSIRIQGKPYTVVLRTPGDEIAHVAGFCLGEGIIDSSDDFENLGYCGEDVNVVTVTLKPERLNRIPDILKRRGFISQTSCGICGKELVDDLKQNITPILEGPKVDAKMATHCLNTLSDHQTHRQSCHAAAIFTGDGKLLSVGEDVGRHNALDKSIGKLVQDGKLDMGSVLVLTSRISYELVQKAARAKIPVIFAVSGPTALAVELAESLGMALVCQTRNKDLFVFCGEHRLAMV